From the genome of Xiphophorus couchianus chromosome 6, X_couchianus-1.0, whole genome shotgun sequence, one region includes:
- the rabggtb gene encoding geranylgeranyl transferase type-2 subunit beta produces the protein MMSAQLKDVIIKPDAPSSLLLDKHADYIAAYGSKKDDYEYTLSEYLRMSGIYWGLTVMDLMDQLQRMNRQEIVDFIKACQHECGGISASIGHDPHLLYTLSAVQILCLYDSLDAINVDKVVEYVKGLQQEDGSFAGDKWGEIDTRFSFCAVATLALLGKMDTINVDKAVEFVLSCMNFDGGFGCRPGSESHAGQIYCCTGFLSLTGQLHQLNADLLGWWLCERQLPSGGLNGRPEKLPDVCYSWWVLASLKIIGRIHWIDKAKLQRFILACQDEETGGFADRPGDMVDPFHTLFGVAGLSLLGDEAIKPVNPVLCMPEDVLQRVGLQPDLLS, from the exons ATGATG AGTGCTCAACTGAAAGATGTCATTATCAAACCTGACGCTCCCAGCTCTCTGCTGCTGGACAAACATGCAGACTACATCGCAGCCTACGGCTCCAAGAAGGATGACTAT GAGTACACGCTGTCAGAGTACCTGAGGATGAGCGGCATCTACTGGGGGCTGACGGTGATGGACCTGATGGACCAGCTGCAGCGGATGAACCGCCAGGAGATCGTCGATTTCATCAAAGCCTGTCAGCACGAGTGTGGAGGCATCAGCGCCAGCATCGGACACGACCCTCACCTGCTCTACACCCTCAGTGCCGTCCAG ATCTTGTGCCTGTATGACAGTTTGGACGCCATCAATGTGGACAAAGTGGTGGAATACGTTAAGGGGCTTCAGCAGGAGGACGGCTCGTTTGCAGGAGACAAATGGG gAGAAATCGACACACGGTTTTCTTTCTGTGCTGTTGCTACGCTGGCATTGCTG GGAAAGATGGACACCATAAACGTTGACAAAGCCGTGGAGTTCGTCTTGTCTTGCATGAATTTCGACGGAGGTTTCGGCTGCAGGCCGGGCTCAGAGTCTCACGCTGGCCAG ATTTACTGCTGCACCGGTTTCCTGTCGCTCACCGGTCAGCTGCACCAGCTCAACGCCGACCTGCTGGGCTGGTGGCTCTGCGAGAGGCAGCTGCCGTCCGGAGGCCTCAACGGGCGACCCGAGAAG CTTCCAGATGTTTGCTACTCCTGGTGGGTCCTGGCGTCTCTGAAAATCATCGGCAGGATTCACTGGATTGACAAAGCCAAGCTGCAGCGCTTCATTCTGGCCTGCCAGGATGAGGAGACGGGAGGATTCGCTGACCGACCGGGAGACATG GTGGATCCATTCCACACTCTGTTCGGTGTGGCGGGCCTCTCGCTTCTCGGCGACGAGGCGATCAAACCGGTGAATCCCGTCCTGTGTATGCCGGAGGACGTCCTGCAGAGGGTCGGCCTGCAGCCCGACCTCCTCAGCTAG